GTGTCGACGCCAGCATCGACCAGATGCACGGTTGAGCCGAAATTCTCAGCGTCTCCGCTCGCCAGCGCCCAATAGCCGCCATTCATGCCGCGATATTTCGGAGCGATGCCGGCATGGTAGTTGAGAACCGGGCAGGGCATTTTCGCCAGGATTTCCCTGGACAGCAGCCGGCAACCGGCGAGCAGCACGACGCCCGGGCCGATGCCGTCGATCGCCTGCAGGCATTCCGCGGAATTGGCCGAGGCAATTTGGATGATCGATTGCCCGGTTTGCGGCTCGGTCCGCAGCTTCTGTTCGGCGATCATGCGTGCCGCGTGCCCGGCAAGGAAGCGCTTGCCGAGCCGGGTCAGCACCATCGTTCCAAGCTGCCCGATCACTGACACCCAGCCCTGACGGCGGGCGCGCCTGACCAGCAATTGCTTTTTAGATTCAGGCGTTTCGAGGATGACGCTGACGGGCCCCAGCCGATCGGCTATGGCGTTGACGATGGCCCAGATATGCGGGCCGCCTTCGGTGACCACAACGATCGCGGCTCTCTTCTCAATCGCTGAAGCCATGGCGCGCTTTCTTGCCCGGCGCGCCAC
The nucleotide sequence above comes from Mesorhizobium shangrilense. Encoded proteins:
- a CDS encoding formyl transferase codes for the protein MASAIEKRAAIVVVTEGGPHIWAIVNAIADRLGPVSVILETPESKKQLLVRRARRQGWVSVIGQLGTMVLTRLGKRFLAGHAARMIAEQKLRTEPQTGQSIIQIASANSAECLQAIDGIGPGVVLLAGCRLLSREILAKMPCPVLNYHAGIAPKYRGMNGGYWALASGDAENFGSTVHLVDAGVDTGGVLRQARGKPQPGDTISSHALRQAAFSRDICIDAVTDALAGRLTTIDPRLPSKQWYHPTVWFYLWTGIKRGVW